One window of Drosophila busckii strain San Diego stock center, stock number 13000-0081.31 chromosome 3L, ASM1175060v1, whole genome shotgun sequence genomic DNA carries:
- the LOC108601163 gene encoding WD repeat-containing protein 63: MDSTSRAVMDTAPDDDGPSHGGPLKRRPYIKKFVQPDSDDDVEDLQKLYNVQESWRTLIMLPTCQKVMISETAQKAMKVQVGYNVTQEFPWKQVQFKLLRDHLFEELENGADLNKQFKGFNPEEYVLIGYCPILTEAEDDPPEGDPYIFFISGKDAKLAMGIIQNMEAFERWRMQRRLRKKPRRWVSMGSEHEMSIMVERFREEPVDVEIQSVYPIQEPKHTAFHYRMAKDVRDGVIELLPSEAIKWDNVARRRITVAVQSSPALIDREQQTNPTFPTNAWSQYLYEIDADDLELDESDVEEVEPGRASRPVTPVPAEEELVKPPPEMSEQIQFLLETLEFNQIDSYRNDYQLIASRNVVRYTNPYLQEFICFANISKSDKRFVASTDWYPTISGLVAVSYAFTTPVTVDLATHHNNFVQRAVLEPNPVLLWSFADNLNYKLEFEAPFEVTCLSFCPYNADILIGGCQNGLLTIWDMQGRCEHLDEEEYLTPAQANYRALIGEFLNWTLELDEESIVAPATLSPLELSPKGAITGIYWLSQHFYLNHFGKVYNDPDKRVQHNFFVTCAFDGTVSFWNLDGDGSRKEKEQAQRNRNLPKELTQNESAMKGKTIKPTYSIMYNEPLTGIIADTSVFSIVTPPIKKINESPANYPTKLQAKDPPDLRQSMILSTYYGHISRVEWQGVYSEAGAVEQVNCSQQFAMVHDGPVVAISKNPFYPELFASIGRTVFALWKEDYHDSPIIWRKRPADLTAVAWSESRPAVLYLTRMDGMLEAWDILARDDDAVLTEVLGGGIITAVTEHRPSLPHKILGIGDYNSSIRMVKLPQSFDVPLHNELGKLMDYVLRQITRKMNIRAWEDKYYELNKDIIEAKRQAEEETRKEMERIEREAQNPRKRESQTDEAADEKPKAGAPYCERMAKKWDDLNLHRMMTILMSRKQMDPEKLARETALEKERHAYENAKKDSHARLLQTIEEDVASIRSRILPAEVQDMQRSEMIAERIKREMENAESYESVCEEAFDKLRNFPDFKTIDYIELLERGQQRRQLLDQSLGGNTERKLWYELRDTDGTLAECDFGCDLLYTNRSLRIPSQEQVPEKSQSIEEILQEQPLRDSAESVEVV, translated from the exons ATGGATTCAACTTCACGTGCTGTAATGGATACAGCTCCAGATGATGATGGGCCAAGTCATGGTGGTCCACTCAAGCGGCGTCCGTACATTAAAAAGTTTGTGCAGCCCGATTCAGATGATGATGTGGAGGATTTGCAAAAGCTGTACAATGTGCAAGAGTCCTGGCGCACGTTGATAATGCTGCCCACATGCCAAAAGGTTATGATAAG TGAGACTGCGCAGAAGGCTATGAAAGTGCAGGTGGGCTATAATGTTACCCAGGAGTTTCCTTGGAAGCAGGTGCAGTTCAAGCTGCTGCGTGATCATTTGTTTGAGGAGCTTGAAAATGGCGCTGACCtaaacaagcaatttaaagGCTTCAATCCGGAAGAGTATGTGCTTATAGGCTATTGTCCCATACTTACCGAAGCGGAGGATGATCCACCAGAGGGCGATCCCTATATATTCTTCATAAGCGGCAAGGATGCCAAGCTGGCCATGGGCATTATTCAGAATATGGAAGCCTTTGAACGCTGGCGCATGCAGCGACGTCTGCGCAAGAAGCCACGCCGCTGGGTCAGCATGGGCAGCGAGCATGAGATGAGCATTATGGTGGAACGTTTTCGCGAAGAGCCTGTGGATGTGGAAATCCAAAGCGTCTATCCCATACAAGAGCCGAAGCATACAGCATTTCACTATCGTATGGCCAAAGATGTGCGCGATGGTGTCATCGAGCTGCTGCCCAGTGAGGCAATCAAATGGGATAATGTAGCCAGACGTAGAATTACAGTGGCCGTGCAATCCTCACCAGCGTTGATTGATAGAGAGCAGCAGACGAATCCTACGTTTCCAACAAATGCATGGTCGCAGTATTTGTACGAAATAGATGCAGATG ATCTGGAGTTGGATGAATCAGATGTCGAAGAAGTTGAACCAGGACGTGCTAGCAGACCTGTCACCCCAGTGCCAGCGGAAGAGGAATTGGTAAAACCACCACCCGAAATGTCcgaacaaattcaatttctgcTGGAAACCCTCGAGTTTAATCAGATTGACAGCTATCG CAACGATTATCAGCTCATTGCCAGTCGCAATGTTGTGCGCTATACCAATCCGTATCTGCAGGAATTCATCTGCTTTGCCAACATTTCAAAGAGCGATAAACGTTTTGTCGCCAGCACCGATTGGTATCCCACAATTTCGGGACTCGTCGCTGTTTCCTATGCTTTTACCACACCTGTCACCGTTGATCTCGCCACACATCATAACAACTTTGTGCAGCGTGCTGTGCTGGAGCCTAATCCGGTGCTGCTTTGGAGCTTTGCAGACAATCTGAACTATAAGCTGGAGTTTGAAGCGCCCTTTGAGGTCACTTGTCTTTCGTTTTGTCCCTACAATGCGGATATTTTAATAGGCGGCTGTCAGAATGGCCTACTGACCATTTGGGATATGCAGGGACGCTGTGAGCATCTGGATGAGGAGGAGTACTTGACGCCGGCGCAGGCCAATTATCGCGCACTTATTGGCGAGTTTCTCAATTGGACGCTGGAGCTGGATGAGGAGAGCATTGTAGCTCCGGCTACCTTATCGCCGCTGGAGCTTTCACCCAAAGGCGCCATCACTGGCATCTACTGGCTAAGCCAGCACTTTTATCTAAATCACTTTGGCAAGGTCTATAACGATCCCGATAAGCGTGTGCAGCACAATTTCTTTGTTACTTGCGCATTTGATGGCACTGTAAGCTTTTGGAATCTGGACGGTGATGGCTCTAGAAAGGAAAAGGAGCAAGCGCAGCGCAATCGCAATTTGCCCAAGGAACTGACACAGAACGAATCGGCGATGAAAGGCAAAACTATAAAGCCCACCTATAGCATTATGTATAACGAACCTTTAACTGGCATTATAGCAGATACTTCAGTATTCTCCATTGTAACACCGCCTATTAAAAAGATAAACGAATCGCCAGCTAATTATCCCACAAAGCTACAAGCTAAAGATCCGCCAGATCTGCGTCAATCCATGATACTTTCTACATACTATGGACATATAAGTCGTGTGGAATGGCAGGGCGTCTATAGCGAGGCTGGCGCCGTGGAACAGGTGAATTGCTCGCAACAGTTTGCTATGGTGCATGATGGTCCGGTGGTGGCCATAAGCAAGAATCCTTTCTATCCGGAGCTGTTTGCTTCTATAGGACGCactgtgtttgctttgtggAAGGAGGACTATCATGATTCACCTATTATATGGCGCAAACGTCCAGCTGATCTAACTGCTGTGGCCTGGAGTGAATCGCGCCCAGCTGTGCTTTATCTTACGAGAATGGATGGCATGCTGGAAGCTTGGGATATACTAG CACGCGATGACGACGCTGTGTTGACTGAAGTTCTGGGTGGTGGCATTATCACCGCTGTAACCGAACATCGTCCATCTTTGCCTCACAAAATTCTGGGCATAGGTGATTACAATAGCAGCATACGCATGGTCAAGCTGCCGCAAAGTTTTGATGTTCCACTACACAATGAGCTGGGT AAACTAATGGACTATGTGCTGCGTCAAATTACACGGAAGATGAATATACGCGCTTGGGAAGACAAGTATTATGAGCTGAATAAGGATATTATAGAAGCAAAGCGTCAGGCGGAGGAAGAAACACGCAAGGAAATGGAACGCATAGAGCGTGAAGCACAAAATCCACGCAAGCGTGAAAGCCAAACGGATGAAGCTGCCGA CGAAAAACCCAAAGCTGGCGCGCCCTATTGTGAACGCATGGCCAAGAAGTGGGATGATCTGAATCTACATCGCATGATGACTATACTTATGTCACGCAAGCAAATGGATCCGGAGAAGCTGGCACGTGAGACGGCGCTGGAGAAGGAGCGTCATGCCTATGAGAATGCCAAGAAGGACTCGCATGCGCGACTGCTGCAAACGATTGAGGAGGATGTGGCCAGCATACGCTCACGCATTTTGCCAGCTGAGGTGCAGGATATGCAGCGCAGCGAAATGATTGCCGAGCGCATCAAACGGGAGATGGAAAATGCTGAGAGCTACGAAAGCGTTTGCGAGGAAGCTTTTGATAAGCTGCGCAACTTTCCCGATTTCAAGACTATCGACTACATAGAGCTGCTGGAGCGTGGACAGCAGCGTCGTCAGCTGCTCGATCAATCGCTGGGCGGCAATACGGAACGCAAGCTTTGGTATGAACTGCGCGACACTGATGGAACGCTAGCCGAATGCGATTTCGGCTGTGATCTGCTCTATACGAATCGCTCACTGCGCATACCCAGCCAAGAGCAAGTGCCAGAGAAGTCGCAATCGATAGAAGAAATATTGCAAGAGCAGCCGTTGCGTGACTCGGCGGAGAGTGTAGAAGTTgtctaa